In Pseudothermotoga hypogea DSM 11164 = NBRC 106472, the following are encoded in one genomic region:
- a CDS encoding ABC transporter ATP-binding protein: MLEVRDLHVSYGAIKALKGISFKVEKGKVVTLIGSNGAGKTTTLKAICGLVKVQAGNVFLNGENITNKPTNEIVSKKVAMVPEGRRIFPNLTVYENLLVGAYQRNDKDGIQQDMEWIFSLFPVLKERLSQKGGTLSGGEQQMLAIGRALMSRPDLLMLDEPSLGLAPIIVEQLFEVIHKIHSEGKTILLIEQNAYAALNIADYAYVLETGRIVLQGTGKELLANEEVKRAYLGG, from the coding sequence ATGCTCGAAGTTAGGGACCTGCACGTGAGTTATGGCGCAATAAAGGCATTGAAGGGGATATCTTTCAAGGTGGAAAAAGGGAAAGTCGTGACCTTGATTGGTTCGAACGGTGCAGGTAAGACGACTACCTTGAAAGCGATATGTGGTCTCGTCAAAGTACAGGCTGGAAATGTCTTTCTGAATGGTGAGAACATTACGAACAAACCGACCAACGAGATTGTTTCAAAAAAGGTCGCAATGGTTCCAGAAGGCAGGAGGATTTTCCCAAATCTGACGGTTTACGAGAATCTGTTGGTTGGGGCATATCAAAGGAATGATAAAGATGGGATTCAACAGGATATGGAGTGGATTTTCTCGCTTTTTCCTGTTTTGAAGGAAAGACTCAGCCAGAAAGGTGGGACTTTATCCGGCGGAGAGCAACAGATGCTTGCAATAGGCAGGGCCCTAATGAGCAGACCCGATCTGTTAATGCTCGACGAGCCTTCTTTGGGGCTTGCACCTATAATAGTGGAACAATTGTTCGAGGTGATTCACAAGATTCACAGTGAGGGTAAGACAATACTTCTGATTGAACAGAATGCTTATGCGGCCTTGAACATAGCAGATTACGCTTATGTACTCGAGACTGGACGGATAGTCTTGCAGGGTACCGGAAAAGAATTACTCGCCAATGAGGAGGTTAAGCGTGCTTACCTGGGTGGTTGA
- a CDS encoding ABC transporter ATP-binding protein — protein MLRLDRVTKKFGGLVAVNNVSLELEQGQLAGLIGPNGAGKTTIFNVITGVYRADSGKVYFMGIDVTKKKPHEIAALGIARTFQNIKLFHRMSVLDNVRVACHFRLKASVFSAVLDLPKYAREEREMTKESLDLLEAVGLKQLANESAASLPYGYQRKLEIARALATRPRILLLDEPAAGMNPEETAELMRFIKRIRDEFGLTILLIEHDMKVVMGICEKITVLDHGCVIAEGSPKEIQNNPEVIKAYLGSGAYARS, from the coding sequence ATCCTGAGATTGGACAGGGTGACCAAGAAATTCGGCGGCTTGGTAGCTGTTAACAACGTCTCTCTGGAACTTGAACAGGGTCAACTGGCAGGTCTTATTGGTCCAAACGGTGCTGGCAAGACAACCATTTTCAACGTTATAACTGGCGTTTATCGTGCGGACTCTGGAAAAGTATATTTTATGGGCATCGACGTAACAAAGAAAAAACCCCACGAGATCGCAGCACTGGGAATAGCAAGAACCTTTCAGAACATCAAACTCTTTCACCGAATGAGCGTGCTCGACAACGTTCGTGTGGCATGTCATTTCAGACTGAAAGCATCTGTTTTCTCGGCTGTCCTGGATTTGCCCAAGTATGCAAGAGAGGAGCGAGAAATGACAAAAGAGTCGCTCGATCTTCTTGAAGCCGTTGGTTTGAAGCAGCTTGCGAATGAGAGTGCAGCTTCACTTCCGTATGGCTATCAGAGAAAACTTGAGATAGCAAGAGCGCTGGCAACGAGACCAAGAATTTTGTTGCTCGACGAACCTGCAGCTGGTATGAATCCGGAGGAAACCGCTGAATTGATGAGATTTATAAAGAGAATTCGTGATGAGTTTGGTCTCACAATACTTCTGATCGAACACGATATGAAAGTTGTCATGGGAATATGTGAGAAAATAACAGTTCTGGACCATGGTTGTGTTATTGCAGAAGGCTCCCCCAAAGAGATACAGAATAATCCCGAAGTGATCAAGGCCTATCTGGGAAGTGGTGCCTATGCTCGAAGTTAG
- a CDS encoding branched-chain amino acid ABC transporter permease — MSVYKQPSFWLTLIALVVFFAFISYAQKNFDAYIIRIMNVAAIYVILGVSLNLINGFTGQFSLGHAGFMAIGAYASALLYMSPELKAMNFFIKPLIWPLNRIQIPFFPALLIGGLLAAGAGFLVGAPCMRVKGDYLAIVTYGFSEIIRVLFNNLQSVTNGPLGLKGLPTYTNLWWSWGWAVFTVFFIKRLIDSSYGRALKAIRDNEEAAEAMGVDLFYHKTLAFVVGAFFAGIAGGLLGSLVMTIDPNAFNIMLTFQIVLIVLLGGLGSITGTVISGVLIAVLMEWLRIVETPMKIFGITIPGISGMRMLIFSIILMISVLFFRHGILGDREFSWQGVISFFKRRQSNRGG; from the coding sequence ATGAGTGTGTACAAGCAACCTTCGTTCTGGCTGACGTTGATCGCACTTGTTGTGTTTTTCGCTTTCATCAGCTATGCACAGAAGAATTTCGATGCGTACATAATTCGAATCATGAACGTGGCGGCGATATATGTGATTCTCGGTGTCAGTCTTAACTTGATAAATGGATTCACAGGGCAATTTTCCCTTGGTCACGCTGGATTTATGGCAATAGGTGCTTACGCGTCTGCTTTACTTTATATGTCGCCCGAGCTCAAGGCAATGAACTTTTTCATAAAACCGCTGATATGGCCGCTGAATCGAATTCAAATTCCGTTTTTCCCGGCGTTGCTAATTGGGGGATTGCTTGCCGCTGGTGCGGGTTTTCTCGTTGGTGCTCCCTGTATGAGGGTGAAAGGTGATTATCTCGCGATAGTTACCTATGGTTTTTCTGAGATAATTAGGGTTCTTTTCAACAATTTGCAGAGTGTGACAAACGGACCTTTAGGGCTTAAAGGTTTGCCAACGTACACGAATTTGTGGTGGAGCTGGGGATGGGCTGTGTTCACCGTGTTTTTCATAAAGAGGCTGATTGATTCCAGCTATGGTAGGGCGCTGAAAGCGATCAGAGACAACGAAGAAGCGGCCGAAGCAATGGGTGTTGATCTGTTTTACCACAAGACTCTTGCTTTTGTCGTGGGTGCATTTTTCGCAGGTATTGCAGGTGGCCTGCTGGGTAGCCTTGTGATGACGATCGATCCGAACGCATTCAACATAATGCTCACTTTTCAGATTGTCTTGATAGTTCTCCTGGGAGGGCTTGGCAGCATAACCGGGACGGTGATTTCTGGCGTTCTGATCGCCGTTTTGATGGAGTGGCTCAGGATTGTGGAAACACCGATGAAAATTTTCGGGATAACGATACCTGGTATCTCTGGCATGAGGATGTTGATTTTCTCCATCATACTGATGATATCAGTTCTGTTTTTCAGACACGGCATACTGGGCGATAGAGAGTTTTCATGGCAGGGTGTCATTTCGTTTTTCAAAAGGCGTCAATCAAACCGGGGAGGATGA
- a CDS encoding branched-chain amino acid ABC transporter permease, whose protein sequence is MNLTLFLQHLANGVALGFVFGLVAIGYTLVYGVVKLVNFAHGDIFMMAAFFVYYGIVLFSFPWWLSFLFAIFLTALLGISIEKVAYKPLRNAPRISSLCSAIGMSFLLENFAIVVFGGRQKPFYQPPVLNRTLNVWGVRIQLVTIITIVVSIGALFFLSYLVYKTKMGLAMRALAYDFDTARLMGINVDRTITFTFAVGSSLAAISAIFWALRYPQIWPFMGVFPGWRAFTAAIIGGIGSIKGAMVGGFLIGMISILLVAFLPDLAGYRDAFIFIMLVFVLLFKPTGLFGET, encoded by the coding sequence ATGAACTTGACCTTGTTTCTGCAGCACTTGGCAAACGGAGTAGCACTTGGATTCGTTTTTGGGCTTGTTGCAATTGGGTACACGCTTGTCTATGGTGTTGTGAAATTAGTCAACTTTGCTCACGGTGATATATTCATGATGGCGGCGTTCTTTGTTTATTACGGGATAGTTCTCTTTTCGTTTCCGTGGTGGTTGTCGTTTCTTTTTGCAATATTTCTTACAGCACTCCTCGGAATTTCAATTGAAAAGGTTGCTTATAAGCCACTGAGAAATGCACCGAGAATCTCTTCCCTCTGCTCAGCCATAGGAATGTCTTTCTTGCTTGAGAATTTCGCAATCGTGGTTTTCGGTGGCAGGCAAAAACCTTTCTATCAGCCACCGGTGTTGAACAGAACTCTGAATGTGTGGGGAGTCAGAATCCAGCTTGTAACGATAATCACCATCGTTGTGTCGATAGGAGCCCTTTTTTTCTTGAGTTACTTGGTTTATAAAACAAAAATGGGACTCGCGATGAGAGCTCTTGCGTACGACTTTGACACAGCAAGGTTGATGGGAATTAATGTAGACAGGACGATAACCTTTACCTTTGCAGTTGGTTCAAGCCTTGCGGCCATCAGTGCCATATTCTGGGCGCTACGCTATCCACAGATATGGCCATTCATGGGAGTTTTCCCCGGGTGGCGCGCTTTTACTGCGGCCATAATAGGCGGTATTGGGAGCATCAAAGGAGCCATGGTCGGGGGTTTCTTGATTGGCATGATTTCAATCTTGCTTGTTGCGTTTCTTCCCGATCTGGCAGGATACCGAGATGCTTTCATTTTTATTATGTTGGTCTTCGTTTTACTCTTTAAACCAACTGGTCTGTTTGGTGAAACTTAG
- a CDS encoding ABC transporter substrate-binding protein, which produces MKWVMSLLLLATLVIAAEPIVIGVYEPMTGPYAAGGQMTMEGIYLAHEQVKEVLGRPIELVLVDNKSDKVEAANAVARLIEYHKAVAIIGSYGSAVAIPGSEVANKLGVPMVGCSPTNPLVTLGKPYAFRVCFIDPFQGTVMAQFAVEELGAKTAVVIQDIASDYSVGLSHYFQEAFKKLTNNKKSVLGVISYQTGDQDFTAQLTFANSKNPDVIFIPAAAYGEAALIIKQARELGMKQIFLGGDTWEAPEFLEVGGKAVEGSYFSTHFDTEATTTPRAAEFIKAFRAKYGKDPSAFAALGYDAYMLVVDAIRRAGSADPKAIRDALAATKNFEGATGYITLDQNGDAIKDAVIRVVKDGKFVYVTTVRPSE; this is translated from the coding sequence ATGAAGTGGGTAATGTCTCTGTTGTTGCTCGCAACTTTAGTTATCGCAGCAGAGCCCATCGTGATAGGCGTTTACGAACCGATGACCGGTCCGTACGCTGCAGGCGGACAGATGACCATGGAAGGCATTTATCTGGCTCACGAGCAAGTGAAAGAAGTTCTTGGCAGACCGATTGAACTCGTGCTTGTGGACAACAAGAGTGACAAGGTAGAAGCTGCTAATGCCGTGGCGAGGTTGATCGAGTATCACAAAGCGGTGGCAATCATAGGTAGTTACGGAAGTGCTGTGGCTATACCTGGCAGTGAGGTTGCGAACAAACTTGGGGTGCCGATGGTTGGATGTTCCCCAACGAACCCACTTGTGACTCTTGGCAAGCCGTATGCTTTCAGAGTTTGTTTTATAGACCCGTTCCAGGGTACGGTCATGGCGCAGTTTGCCGTTGAAGAACTTGGAGCGAAGACCGCTGTCGTAATTCAAGACATCGCTTCAGACTATTCGGTTGGTCTGTCACACTATTTCCAGGAGGCTTTCAAGAAACTCACCAACAATAAGAAATCTGTTTTAGGGGTTATCTCCTACCAGACAGGTGATCAAGATTTCACGGCGCAGTTGACGTTCGCAAACAGCAAAAATCCTGATGTGATCTTTATACCTGCTGCTGCATACGGTGAGGCTGCCCTGATCATAAAACAGGCACGTGAACTTGGAATGAAACAGATCTTTTTGGGTGGTGACACATGGGAAGCTCCAGAGTTCCTCGAAGTAGGTGGCAAAGCAGTTGAAGGTTCTTATTTCAGTACACACTTTGATACCGAGGCTACGACAACCCCCAGAGCTGCAGAGTTTATCAAGGCATTCAGAGCAAAGTACGGCAAGGATCCAAGTGCCTTTGCCGCACTGGGATATGACGCCTACATGCTTGTTGTTGACGCGATTAGAAGAGCAGGATCAGCTGACCCGAAAGCAATAAGAGATGCACTCGCCGCTACGAAGAATTTCGAGGGCGCAACAGGCTATATAACACTCGATCAAAACGGAGATGCGATTAAGGATGCAGTTATAAGGGTTGTCAAGGATGGGAAGTTCGTGTATGTGACAACGGTCAGACCGAGTGAATGA
- a CDS encoding DUF2804 domain-containing protein: MESSSNEITQSVDLCVGWGRLNPNALGWSRKPLIRANLRDHFLRKKKWNYWAVMNQDCLFSATISNIDYVGMVFVYFLDLESKDFFEETVITPFGAGCDLSETFHESVSFHSKKMSVRFEVVHEKVLISVSIPHTSLGRVDAQIKVYFSSQESLTVVVPWSWRRFQLTTKCVGLPCEGTLLVGNRTYEFNVNDSFATFDFGRGVWKYRTFWNWASFSTALENHIIGVNLGAGWTDGTGANENAVFVDGKLIKIDSDVSFDYDRKDLFKPWHIYTKSSDQVELEFHPFFERIAKSNLLIVASSVHQMIGRFKGFVRDAEHNLYIVDGALGWAEEHRARW; encoded by the coding sequence ATGGAATCGTCGAGCAATGAAATAACTCAAAGCGTTGATCTTTGCGTCGGCTGGGGGAGACTCAATCCAAACGCACTTGGTTGGAGTAGGAAACCGTTGATCCGGGCGAACTTGAGAGACCATTTTCTCAGGAAAAAGAAATGGAACTACTGGGCCGTGATGAATCAAGATTGTCTCTTCTCAGCGACGATCTCGAACATAGATTACGTCGGCATGGTGTTTGTCTACTTTCTCGATCTGGAAAGTAAAGACTTCTTCGAAGAGACTGTAATTACACCCTTTGGTGCCGGTTGCGATCTGTCCGAGACGTTTCACGAGAGTGTTTCTTTCCACTCGAAAAAGATGAGTGTAAGGTTTGAGGTGGTTCACGAGAAAGTTCTCATAAGTGTTTCAATTCCACACACAAGCCTTGGACGGGTGGACGCGCAAATCAAGGTTTATTTCTCCTCTCAAGAATCTCTGACAGTTGTTGTGCCATGGTCTTGGAGAAGGTTTCAGTTGACCACCAAATGTGTGGGGCTTCCCTGTGAGGGTACTCTGCTGGTCGGTAACAGAACTTACGAGTTCAACGTGAATGATTCCTTCGCCACTTTCGACTTTGGTAGAGGAGTTTGGAAATACAGGACTTTCTGGAACTGGGCCAGTTTTTCAACCGCGCTCGAGAATCACATCATCGGTGTGAACCTGGGTGCCGGTTGGACAGATGGAACGGGTGCAAACGAGAATGCGGTCTTCGTGGATGGGAAACTTATCAAGATAGACAGTGACGTTTCGTTCGACTATGACAGAAAAGATTTGTTCAAACCTTGGCACATATACACAAAATCGAGCGATCAGGTAGAACTGGAGTTTCACCCCTTCTTTGAAAGGATAGCGAAGAGTAACCTCTTAATCGTTGCATCGAGTGTGCACCAGATGATAGGTAGGTTCAAAGGGTTCGTGAGGGATGCTGAACACAATCTCTACATTGTGGACGGGGCGCTCGGCTGGGCAGAGGAGCACCGGGCGCGATGGTGA
- the sdaAA gene encoding L-serine ammonia-lyase, iron-sulfur-dependent, subunit alpha, with product MKFSELLELSCRANQPLHEVILIQQMLEDGSDPFETRAKVRFLLHTMLEIVESNYGKRQRALVGLCGNNARLLSKHEPKFVGEFIHAAMVAALSVSEANASMKRIVACPTAGSCGVMHGVVYALSKVTHIEEERLIEGLIVAGAIGDVVARVASVSGAKSGCQAEIGTAAAMASGMMVYALTRDGEKSSHAAAICLKSLMGLVCDPVGGFVEVPCVKRNATAVAVAVSAAEMALSGIKSVIPFDEVVEAMAKVGGSLPEELRETGLGGIAATRTAQSLLRRFMNRGDMNGIVEQ from the coding sequence GTGAAGTTCTCTGAGCTTCTCGAACTGTCGTGCAGAGCCAATCAACCTCTCCATGAAGTCATCTTAATCCAACAGATGTTGGAAGATGGATCAGATCCTTTCGAAACAAGGGCCAAGGTTCGATTTCTTTTGCACACCATGTTGGAGATCGTGGAGTCCAATTACGGTAAGCGTCAGCGGGCGTTGGTCGGACTCTGTGGAAACAACGCACGTTTACTTTCGAAACATGAGCCGAAATTCGTTGGTGAGTTCATACACGCGGCGATGGTGGCAGCGCTGTCAGTCTCGGAAGCTAACGCCTCGATGAAGAGAATTGTCGCATGCCCAACGGCTGGCTCTTGTGGTGTGATGCACGGTGTTGTGTACGCACTCAGCAAGGTAACCCACATAGAAGAGGAAAGGCTCATTGAGGGATTAATAGTGGCTGGAGCCATAGGCGATGTTGTCGCCAGAGTAGCCTCCGTATCGGGTGCCAAGTCTGGTTGTCAAGCAGAAATAGGCACGGCGGCAGCCATGGCGAGTGGAATGATGGTCTACGCTCTCACTCGTGACGGAGAGAAGTCTTCTCATGCGGCTGCGATCTGTTTGAAATCTTTGATGGGTCTGGTGTGTGATCCAGTTGGAGGATTCGTGGAGGTGCCGTGCGTCAAACGAAACGCAACGGCCGTCGCTGTCGCCGTATCGGCTGCTGAGATGGCTTTGTCGGGTATAAAGAGTGTCATACCGTTCGACGAGGTTGTGGAGGCCATGGCGAAGGTGGGAGGATCCCTGCCGGAGGAACTGAGGGAAACGGGTCTTGGTGGTATCGCAGCCACGAGGACTGCCCAAAGTCTACTGCGCCGTTTTATGAACAGGGGTGATATGAATGGAATCGTCGAGCAATGA
- the sdaAB gene encoding L-serine ammonia-lyase, iron-sulfur-dependent subunit beta, whose translation MILLGLLDILGPVMVGPSSSHTLGAMRIARFARRFAATMPRKVVFVLHGSFTRTCEGHGTKKALLAGILDLSYDDEKISKSYNLARQNGLKFTFESADLGDVHPNTVRVRFFTDEWHEIEGCSIGGGAIKITKVDEVECELDWKYDTLIVVNRDEPKALMKILNCIDVNIANLYLRRVNLLQQKAVTIIELDGSNYDVEKLRKLDVVLECYFVPKDQFLGSW comes from the coding sequence GTGATCCTTCTGGGATTACTCGACATACTTGGACCTGTTATGGTTGGTCCTTCGAGTTCCCACACGCTTGGGGCTATGAGAATCGCCAGATTCGCACGAAGATTTGCGGCGACGATGCCGAGAAAAGTCGTTTTTGTTCTTCATGGATCGTTTACCAGAACGTGTGAAGGTCATGGTACCAAAAAGGCCCTGCTGGCTGGCATTTTAGATCTGAGCTACGACGATGAGAAAATCTCCAAATCATACAACCTCGCTCGTCAGAATGGATTGAAGTTCACGTTCGAATCTGCTGATCTGGGCGATGTTCATCCAAACACCGTACGGGTGAGGTTCTTCACCGATGAATGGCACGAGATAGAGGGTTGTTCCATCGGCGGTGGGGCCATAAAGATAACGAAGGTGGACGAGGTTGAGTGCGAGCTCGATTGGAAGTACGATACCTTGATCGTCGTCAACCGAGACGAGCCGAAGGCACTCATGAAGATCTTGAACTGTATTGATGTCAACATAGCGAACCTGTATTTAAGAAGGGTAAACTTACTCCAGCAGAAGGCTGTGACTATCATTGAATTGGATGGATCGAACTACGACGTTGAGAAACTCCGAAAGCTGGATGTAGTTCTTGAATGTTACTTCGTGCCAAAGGACCAGTTTTTGGGGAGCTGGTAG
- a CDS encoding 6-phosphofructokinase translates to MKRIAILCVGNDCPGLNAAIRAVVVKSSEVDIEVLGVKDGFEGLMKDELDVLSKANVSGILHRGGTILGTSLLIPEDEESIKTVQRKVEQYSITSLLILGGRLGARAALNLAKNNVASVLVPATIDNDLAFSDFSIGFFTAVENVKNALDVLHSTAESHHRVMIVETMGRPGGWIATVGGLTGGADYVVSSAEAFDPMDLLKKIRMRYEGHKRFSIIVVESGVKLPDDFYKSLDLSPQTPAAQAIGTFIERSFREFGVEWRYTNLGYLQRGGSPVSMDRLIATLMATRAVEMIKAAKVYHAVGMRGLTVTEVPYSETMLNVRAVEEHLRLLVKLFY, encoded by the coding sequence ATGAAGAGAATAGCGATTCTCTGTGTTGGTAACGATTGTCCCGGCTTGAACGCGGCCATTAGGGCGGTGGTGGTGAAATCCTCAGAGGTTGATATCGAAGTGCTTGGGGTGAAGGATGGGTTCGAAGGGCTCATGAAGGATGAACTCGACGTGCTGTCGAAGGCGAACGTTTCAGGCATTCTGCACCGGGGTGGGACGATCCTTGGAACCTCACTTCTGATTCCGGAGGATGAAGAATCGATCAAAACGGTTCAGAGAAAAGTGGAGCAGTACTCGATCACTTCTTTGCTCATACTGGGTGGTAGACTGGGCGCCAGGGCGGCGCTGAATCTGGCGAAGAACAATGTGGCCTCGGTACTTGTTCCTGCAACGATAGACAACGATCTTGCGTTCAGCGATTTTTCGATAGGCTTCTTTACGGCCGTCGAAAACGTCAAGAACGCGCTCGATGTCTTACATTCCACTGCCGAGTCTCATCACAGGGTTATGATCGTTGAAACTATGGGAAGACCTGGAGGTTGGATTGCGACCGTTGGAGGGCTCACTGGAGGTGCGGACTACGTCGTTTCGAGTGCAGAAGCTTTCGATCCCATGGATCTTCTCAAGAAAATCAGGATGCGTTATGAAGGACACAAGAGGTTCTCCATCATAGTGGTGGAGAGTGGAGTTAAACTGCCCGATGACTTCTACAAAAGCCTGGATCTCTCGCCACAGACTCCAGCCGCTCAGGCGATAGGTACGTTCATCGAAAGGAGTTTTCGAGAGTTCGGCGTGGAGTGGAGGTACACGAACCTCGGTTATTTACAACGTGGAGGAAGTCCTGTCTCCATGGATCGTCTCATAGCCACGCTCATGGCGACCAGGGCCGTTGAGATGATCAAAGCGGCAAAAGTGTATCACGCCGTTGGCATGAGAGGCTTGACCGTAACGGAAGTACCTTACAGTGAAACGATGCTGAACGTGAGGGCAGTCGAAGAACATTTGAGACTCCTCGTCAAACTCTTCTATTGA
- a CDS encoding sodium-translocating pyrophosphatase, with protein sequence MLFVLVTSVLGISYVLLLSMKILDSSPGNEKTIQLSEIIQRGARSFLLHEYQVFLPIVVALSLVLGFLLGWNIAGAFLVGALLSTLSGFFGMTIATKANARTSWAARYGLGKALKIAFSGGAVMGLTVSSLGLLGLVFVYTLTKDASKVSYYSLGASFVALFARVGGGIFTKAADVGADIVGKTEANLPEDDPRNPAVIADNVGDNVGDVAGMGADLFESYVGSIFSALALAFALNDERKSSFALFTVSVGLLASMFAVAVTRFLSDKSKDAASTLRMGTILASSALVASLLFYSLFQKSFVEFLVVLTGVIIGIAIGLLTEFYTSGARVERLAKSALMGPANFLINGLALGMESTLVVTLMIALGVVFCHRLLGLYGVALSAVGMLATLGMSLSIDAYGPIADNAGGIAQMAGLGEDVRMITDQLDAVGNTTAAMGKGFAIASAAMTSLALFANFASVSHLESFDIRQPALFVGALIGAMLPFFFSALTMKAVGYAADEMVEEIRRQIREIPGIISGESLPDYARCVQIATRGALKRMVIPSLLAVGSPVLTYLSLGAVAVAGLLIGATTCGVMIAIFMSNSGGAWDNAKKYVEEGHFGGKGSVTHKATVVGDTVGDPFKDTAGPSINILIKLMAVTSVVIATMRR encoded by the coding sequence TTGTTGTTCGTACTCGTTACTTCGGTTCTGGGGATATCCTATGTTTTGCTTTTGTCCATGAAGATTCTTGACAGCAGTCCCGGTAACGAGAAGACGATACAACTATCGGAGATCATCCAAAGAGGTGCCAGATCTTTTCTGTTGCACGAGTATCAGGTGTTCCTCCCCATCGTGGTCGCTCTCTCTTTGGTGCTCGGATTCCTCTTGGGTTGGAACATCGCGGGTGCTTTCCTTGTCGGTGCACTTCTCTCAACGCTCAGTGGCTTCTTTGGTATGACGATAGCTACGAAAGCGAACGCACGTACGAGCTGGGCGGCGAGGTATGGCCTGGGAAAGGCGTTGAAAATAGCTTTCAGTGGTGGAGCCGTCATGGGCCTGACCGTTTCGTCTTTGGGTCTGCTCGGCTTGGTCTTTGTCTATACCTTGACCAAGGATGCGTCCAAAGTGAGCTACTATTCTCTGGGAGCATCCTTCGTGGCGCTCTTTGCCCGTGTTGGTGGAGGAATATTCACCAAAGCGGCGGACGTCGGTGCCGACATCGTTGGAAAGACGGAAGCGAACCTCCCTGAAGATGATCCAAGAAATCCTGCGGTGATCGCAGATAACGTGGGAGACAACGTGGGAGACGTGGCTGGTATGGGTGCGGACTTGTTCGAATCCTACGTTGGTTCGATATTCTCCGCGCTCGCTCTGGCCTTCGCCCTCAACGATGAACGCAAGTCAAGCTTTGCTCTTTTCACAGTTTCTGTAGGCCTTCTGGCTTCGATGTTTGCTGTCGCCGTGACGAGGTTTCTCAGTGACAAATCCAAAGACGCTGCGTCCACACTGAGAATGGGTACGATCTTAGCCAGCAGTGCGCTTGTTGCGTCTTTGCTTTTCTATTCTCTCTTTCAAAAAAGTTTTGTCGAGTTCCTTGTCGTGCTCACGGGAGTAATCATAGGCATCGCGATAGGACTGCTCACGGAGTTTTACACGTCCGGTGCCCGTGTTGAAAGGCTTGCAAAATCAGCACTCATGGGTCCGGCGAACTTTCTCATCAACGGCTTGGCGCTCGGTATGGAATCGACCTTGGTGGTCACTCTCATGATCGCACTCGGAGTCGTGTTCTGCCACCGTTTGCTCGGTCTATACGGTGTGGCACTCTCTGCCGTTGGCATGCTCGCAACCTTGGGCATGAGTCTCTCCATAGACGCTTACGGTCCCATTGCCGACAACGCGGGAGGCATAGCTCAGATGGCGGGGCTCGGAGAAGACGTGAGAATGATCACCGATCAGCTCGATGCGGTTGGTAACACCACGGCAGCGATGGGAAAGGGTTTCGCGATAGCTTCCGCAGCGATGACGAGCTTAGCACTCTTTGCCAACTTCGCAAGCGTTTCGCACTTAGAGAGTTTCGACATCAGACAGCCGGCCCTCTTTGTTGGTGCTTTGATCGGTGCGATGCTTCCGTTCTTCTTCAGTGCCCTCACCATGAAGGCTGTTGGTTATGCCGCAGACGAGATGGTCGAGGAGATCAGAAGACAAATAAGGGAAATTCCAGGTATCATATCGGGTGAGAGTCTGCCTGATTATGCGAGATGTGTTCAGATAGCTACGCGGGGTGCACTCAAAAGAATGGTAATTCCGAGTTTGCTGGCTGTAGGTTCGCCAGTCTTGACGTACCTCAGTTTGGGCGCCGTAGCGGTCGCAGGACTTTTGATCGGTGCCACAACGTGTGGTGTGATGATTGCGATATTTATGTCCAATTCTGGAGGCGCTTGGGACAACGCGAAGAAGTACGTCGAAGAAGGTCACTTCGGAGGGAAAGGTTCTGTAACACACAAAGCGACCGTCGTTGGAGACACGGTGGGCGATCCTTTCAAGGACACCGCGGGTCCTTCGATAAACATCTTGATAAAGCTCATGGCGGTCACGTCCGTCGTGATTGCTACGATGAGGAGGTAG